One window of the Streptomyces sp. ITFR-21 genome contains the following:
- a CDS encoding deoxyguanosinetriphosphate triphosphohydrolase: MAVNHRPPGAAPGHPEPYERHGPYGRDDLERYVPEPDKRPGRTAFQRDRARVLHSAALRRLAGKTQVMDPGVGGAAVTDTSPRTRLTHSLECAQVGRELGAALGCDPDLVETACLAHDLGHPPFGHNGELVLAEFAADCGGFEGNAQSLRLLTRIEPKRFVAAPEGAAGGDTGDGGLVSVGLNLTRAALDAATKYPWPRGGHPTTPGSRKFGVYEDDLPVFRWLRQGAPEGRQCFEAQVMDWADDVAYSAHDVEDGLQAGHIDPRALLSRPERAEVFGCAAARYAPPGTDPAELAAALDRLLDQPWWPRRYDGSALDQARLKDAASQLIGRFCLAAEEATRERYGTARLTRYGAELVVPREQRLECAVLKAVADRYVMQRAAHARRRAEQRVLIGELAHTLLDRAPRGLDPQFRALFDAAPDDAARRRAVVDQIASLTDAAATALHARLTS, encoded by the coding sequence ATGGCAGTGAACCACCGACCACCCGGCGCCGCCCCCGGCCATCCCGAACCGTACGAGCGGCACGGGCCGTACGGCCGCGACGACCTGGAACGCTATGTGCCCGAGCCGGACAAGCGGCCCGGACGTACCGCCTTCCAGCGCGACCGGGCCCGGGTGCTGCACTCGGCGGCGCTGCGCAGGCTGGCCGGGAAGACGCAGGTGATGGACCCCGGGGTGGGCGGCGCGGCGGTGACCGACACCAGCCCGCGCACCCGGCTCACCCACTCGCTGGAGTGCGCGCAGGTCGGCCGGGAGCTGGGCGCGGCGCTCGGCTGCGACCCCGACCTGGTCGAGACTGCCTGCCTGGCGCACGACCTCGGACACCCGCCTTTCGGCCACAACGGGGAGCTGGTACTGGCCGAGTTCGCCGCGGACTGCGGCGGGTTCGAGGGCAACGCGCAGAGCCTGCGGCTGCTGACCCGGATCGAGCCGAAGCGGTTCGTGGCGGCGCCGGAGGGGGCCGCGGGCGGGGACACGGGCGACGGCGGACTGGTCAGCGTCGGGCTCAACCTCACCAGGGCCGCGCTGGACGCGGCCACCAAGTACCCCTGGCCGCGCGGCGGCCACCCGACGACTCCGGGCAGCCGCAAGTTCGGGGTGTACGAGGACGACCTGCCGGTCTTCCGCTGGCTGCGGCAGGGCGCGCCCGAGGGCCGCCAGTGCTTCGAGGCGCAGGTCATGGACTGGGCGGACGACGTGGCGTACTCCGCGCACGACGTGGAGGACGGCCTCCAGGCCGGCCACATAGACCCCCGGGCCCTGCTGTCCCGCCCTGAGCGGGCCGAGGTCTTCGGCTGCGCCGCGGCCCGGTACGCCCCGCCCGGCACCGACCCCGCCGAGCTGGCCGCAGCGCTCGACCGGCTGCTCGACCAGCCGTGGTGGCCGCGCCGCTACGACGGCAGCGCGCTGGACCAGGCGCGGCTCAAGGACGCGGCCTCCCAGCTGATCGGCCGCTTCTGCCTGGCCGCCGAGGAGGCCACCCGGGAGCGGTACGGCACCGCCCGGCTCACCCGGTACGGCGCGGAACTGGTGGTCCCCCGGGAGCAGCGGCTCGAATGCGCGGTGCTCAAGGCCGTCGCCGACCGCTACGTGATGCAGCGCGCCGCCCACGCGCGGCGCCGCGCCGAGCAGCGGGTCCTCATCGGCGAGCTGGCCCACACCCTGCTCGACCGCGCCCCCCGGGGCCTGGACCCCCAGTTCCGGGCCCTGTTCGACGCCGCCCCCGACGACGCGGCCCGCCGTCGCGCGGTCGTCGACCAGATCGCCTCCCTCACCGACGCGGCGGCCACCGCCCTCCACGCCCGGCTGACGTCCTAG
- a CDS encoding OsmC family protein, which translates to MASARQHTYRTEVVWTGNQGTGTSTYRAYGRDHEVSVAGLPTLLGSADRSFRGDAGRWNPELMLLAALSQCHLLSYLHVCAVNGVVVTAYTDHAGGTMEETGDGGGHFTEVVLRPAVEVASAAMADTARSLHGEANRLCFIASSVNFPVRHEPTVTVAGAEAEAEAEAVAP; encoded by the coding sequence ATGGCGTCGGCGCGACAGCACACGTACCGGACCGAGGTGGTCTGGACCGGCAACCAGGGCACGGGCACCAGCACGTACCGCGCCTACGGCCGCGACCACGAGGTGTCGGTGGCCGGCCTGCCGACGCTCCTCGGCTCCGCCGACCGCTCGTTCCGCGGCGACGCCGGGCGCTGGAACCCGGAGCTGATGCTGCTCGCGGCGCTCTCGCAGTGCCACCTGCTGTCGTACCTGCACGTGTGCGCCGTGAACGGGGTCGTGGTGACCGCCTACACCGACCACGCGGGCGGCACGATGGAGGAGACCGGCGACGGCGGCGGCCACTTCACGGAGGTGGTGCTGCGGCCCGCCGTCGAGGTCGCGTCGGCCGCAATGGCCGACACGGCGCGGTCGTTGCACGGCGAGGCCAACCGGCTCTGCTTCATCGCGAGTTCGGTCAACTTCCCGGTCCGGCACGAGCCGACGGTGACGGTGGCAGGGGCGGAGGCGGAGGCGGAGGCGGAGGCGGTCGCTCCGTAG
- a CDS encoding GNAT family N-acetyltransferase, producing MRIDEVAWADPDAVALRDRQRAEIAVRYGTPDSEPGVPPSAADIAVFFVARDTDGTGVGCGGLRALGEGVGEVKRMYVDPAHRGSGVAPLILRTLEDWARGRGWTALRLETGDAQPDAVRFYTRSGYRRIPNFGVYADAARSLCFERSLPERPGGAAGSAGAPAAEPAGGPAADPPDTPR from the coding sequence ATGAGGATCGACGAGGTCGCGTGGGCCGATCCGGACGCCGTCGCGCTGCGGGACCGGCAGCGGGCCGAGATCGCCGTGCGGTACGGGACGCCGGACAGCGAACCCGGGGTGCCGCCGTCGGCTGCGGACATCGCCGTGTTCTTCGTCGCCCGGGACACGGACGGCACCGGAGTGGGGTGCGGCGGGCTGCGCGCCCTCGGGGAGGGCGTCGGCGAGGTCAAGCGCATGTACGTCGACCCGGCCCACCGCGGCTCGGGTGTCGCGCCGCTGATCCTGCGCACGCTGGAGGACTGGGCGCGCGGCCGGGGGTGGACCGCGCTGCGGCTGGAGACGGGCGACGCCCAGCCGGACGCCGTCCGCTTCTACACCCGCTCCGGCTACCGGCGGATCCCCAACTTCGGGGTGTACGCCGACGCGGCGCGTTCCCTGTGCTTCGAGCGGTCGCTGCCGGAACGGCCCGGCGGCGCGGCCGGATCCGCCGGCGCCCCGGCGGCCGAGCCCGCCGGGGGCCCTGCCGCCGACCCTCCCGACACCCCCCGCTGA
- a CDS encoding GlxA family transcriptional regulator, with product MTEVVFLLVPGVHLLDLAGPAQVFSTAADLGLPYGLRYAAEQEDVLTAQGLPLRAATEWPALSAADLVLVPGWRSPSLRDTGALRPDTLDRLRVHHAAGGTVASVCAGADALGRAGLLDGRRCTTHHDLQDELAGRYPKAAVVRDVLYVVDGRVVTSAGIASGIDLALHLVAVRHGPAAAARVARQMVVYARRNGDEQQASAMLRHRGHVSDAVHRAQDLIDARFADHLPLTALAAATGLSERTLTRRFTAATGRTPLRYQQELRLERAQHLVTQGATLESAARAVGFQDGRMLRRLRSRTAAVAAG from the coding sequence GTGACCGAGGTCGTCTTCCTGCTGGTTCCCGGCGTGCACTTGCTCGATCTGGCCGGGCCCGCCCAGGTGTTCTCCACCGCCGCGGACCTCGGCCTCCCCTACGGGCTCCGGTACGCCGCCGAGCAGGAAGACGTCCTCACCGCGCAGGGGCTGCCGCTGCGGGCCGCCACCGAGTGGCCCGCGCTGTCCGCCGCCGATCTGGTCCTGGTGCCGGGCTGGCGGTCGCCCAGTCTCCGGGACACCGGCGCGCTGCGGCCCGACACCCTGGACCGGCTGCGGGTCCACCACGCGGCCGGCGGCACCGTCGCCAGTGTCTGCGCGGGCGCGGACGCGCTCGGGCGGGCCGGGCTGCTCGACGGCCGCCGCTGCACCACCCACCACGACCTCCAGGACGAACTGGCCGGCCGCTACCCGAAGGCCGCGGTGGTACGCGACGTGCTGTACGTGGTCGACGGGCGGGTGGTCACCTCCGCGGGCATCGCCAGCGGCATCGACCTGGCGCTGCACCTGGTGGCGGTACGGCACGGGCCCGCCGCCGCGGCCCGGGTCGCCCGGCAGATGGTGGTCTACGCCCGCCGCAACGGCGACGAGCAGCAGGCCAGCGCGATGCTGCGGCACCGCGGCCACGTCAGCGACGCCGTGCACCGGGCCCAGGACCTCATCGACGCCCGCTTCGCCGACCACCTCCCGCTGACCGCCCTCGCCGCCGCCACCGGCCTCAGCGAGCGCACCCTGACCCGCCGCTTCACCGCCGCCACCGGCCGCACCCCGCTGCGCTACCAGCAGGAACTGCGCCTGGAGCGGGCCCAGCACCTCGTCACGCAGGGCGCCACCCTCGAGTCCGCCGCCCGCGCGGTCGGCTTCCAGGACGGCCGGATGCTCCGCCGCCTGAGGTCCCGTACGGCGGCGGTCGCCGCGGGCTGA
- a CDS encoding cysteine hydrolase family protein, protein MTSTEKSQQSASASGTALVVIDVQESFRQRAGWQAASDPEVAEQVGRLVDFARARGDLVIWVLHAEPGTGTVFDPLLGYVRPIDGLAAADGEPVLTKTSHNAFTTTNLQQILTERGIRSLITCGIRTEQCVETTTRLASDLGYDVTFVVDATATEPIPDPDAPAGRPLAEVLADPRTLLPDEVIARTRYALAGRFATVTTVKELTGS, encoded by the coding sequence ATGACCTCAACCGAGAAGTCCCAGCAGTCGGCGTCCGCCTCGGGTACGGCGCTCGTCGTCATCGACGTCCAGGAGTCCTTCCGGCAGCGCGCGGGCTGGCAGGCCGCCTCCGACCCGGAGGTCGCCGAACAGGTCGGCCGCCTGGTCGACTTCGCCCGCGCCCGCGGCGACCTGGTGATCTGGGTGCTGCACGCCGAGCCCGGCACCGGTACCGTCTTCGACCCGCTGCTCGGGTACGTCCGGCCGATCGACGGGCTCGCGGCGGCCGACGGCGAACCGGTGCTCACCAAGACCTCGCACAACGCCTTCACCACCACCAACCTCCAGCAGATCCTCACCGAACGCGGCATCCGCTCGCTGATCACCTGCGGCATCCGCACCGAGCAGTGCGTGGAGACCACCACCCGGTTGGCCTCCGACCTCGGCTACGACGTCACCTTCGTCGTCGACGCCACCGCCACCGAGCCGATCCCGGACCCCGACGCGCCCGCCGGCCGCCCGCTCGCCGAGGTACTGGCGGACCCGCGCACGCTGCTGCCGGACGAGGTCATCGCCAGGACCCGGTACGCGCTCGCCGGCCGGTTCGCGACCGTCACCACCGTCAAGGAGCTGACCGGATCGTGA
- a CDS encoding DUF4230 domain-containing protein, translated as METQQSTGTQQITVTRTPWWAKIVIGVVVIGVLFFLLGRADLLPGIPNPFEEKTTDRSGPVLLKSIQDMNRFEGASGNFEVVVDLDKDAKFLPDFIRGKRTLYVGAGSVDAYVDLGSIGENAVTVSDDRKAAAIRLPHAALERTSLDTKNSYVVSQQRGFFDRVGDFFGSNPGNMQQMNELAAQKIQDAAKQTELATRAETNTRSMLQQMLTSLGFTTVSVTFGPPSATPVPAPSASASASASAS; from the coding sequence ATGGAGACGCAGCAGAGCACGGGGACGCAGCAGATCACGGTGACCCGTACACCGTGGTGGGCGAAGATCGTCATCGGGGTGGTGGTCATCGGGGTGCTGTTCTTCCTGCTCGGGCGGGCGGACCTGCTGCCCGGTATCCCGAACCCGTTCGAGGAGAAGACCACGGACCGCAGCGGACCGGTGCTGCTGAAGTCGATCCAGGACATGAACCGCTTCGAGGGCGCCAGCGGCAACTTCGAGGTGGTGGTGGACCTGGACAAGGACGCCAAGTTCCTGCCGGACTTCATCCGCGGCAAGCGCACCCTGTACGTCGGGGCCGGCAGCGTGGACGCGTATGTGGACCTGGGATCGATCGGCGAGAACGCGGTGACGGTCTCGGACGACCGCAAGGCCGCGGCGATACGGCTGCCGCACGCGGCCCTCGAGCGGACCTCGCTCGACACCAAGAACAGCTACGTGGTCTCGCAGCAGCGGGGCTTCTTCGACAGGGTCGGTGACTTCTTCGGCAGCAACCCCGGCAACATGCAGCAGATGAACGAGTTGGCCGCGCAGAAGATCCAGGACGCGGCCAAGCAGACCGAGTTGGCGACGCGGGCGGAGACCAACACCCGCTCCATGCTCCAGCAGATGCTCACCTCGCTGGGCTTCACGACGGTCAGCGTCACCTTCGGCCCGCCCTCGGCGACCCCGGTCCCGGCCCCGTCGGCGTCCGCCTCGGCGTCGGCCTCGGCGTCCTGA
- the ppdK gene encoding pyruvate, phosphate dikinase, giving the protein MDALQHLGDGYAPRRQGIPAATRPRGSRGVEDHVSAPEKQPKFVYDFTEGNKDLKDLLGGKGANLAEMTNLGLPVPPGFTITTEACRVYLETGTEPSALRDEVSAHLDALERRMGRKLGQPDGPLLVSVRSGAKFSMPGMMDTVLNIGLSDASVAGLAARLGDERFAWDSYRRLLQMFGKTVLGVDGELFEEALDEAKRAKGAGSDLGLDAADLRQLVDDFKSIVAKEAGREFPQEPREQLDLAVRAVFDSWNTDRAKLYRRQERIPGDLGTAVTVCSMVFGNLGPDSGTGVAFTRDPASGHQGVYGDYLQNAQGEDVVAGIRNTVPLADLETIDRDSYDRLTKIMETLETHYQDLCDIEFTIERGHLWMLQTRVGKRTAAAAFRIATQLVDQGVIDEAEALQRVTGAQLGQLMFPRFEETVADSPQVRRIGWGIAASPGAAVGKAVFDSYTAVKWSRSGERVILIRRETNPDDLDGMIAAQGILTSRGGKTSHAAVVARGMGKTCVCGAEELEVDTKRRRLTAPGGLVIEEGDLISIDGSTGKVYVGEVPVVPSPVVEYFEGRMHAGAEEADELVQAVHRIMAYADRVRRLRVRANADNAQDAARARRFGAQGIGLCRTEHMFLGERRELVERLILADTDAERDEALGALLPLQKADFIELFEAMDGLPVTVRLLDPPLHEFLPDITELSVRVALAEARRDANENDLRLLQAVHRLHESNPMLGLRGVRLGLVIPGLFAMQVRAIAQAAAHRRSVKGDPRPEIMIPLVGTVQELEIVREEADRVVAEVEAATGTSLGLSIGTMIELPRAALTAGQIAEAAEFFSFGTNDLTQMVWGFSRDDVEASFFTAYLEKGIFGVSPFETIDRDGVGALVRSAAEAGRATRPGLKLGVCGEHGGDPESVHFFHHVGLDYVSCSPFRIPVARLEAGRAAATPR; this is encoded by the coding sequence ATGGACGCTCTTCAGCACCTTGGAGATGGGTACGCTCCCCGCCGTCAGGGCATCCCAGCCGCAACCCGGCCGCGAGGATCGCGAGGAGTCGAGGACCACGTGTCGGCACCAGAGAAACAACCGAAGTTCGTCTATGACTTCACTGAGGGCAACAAGGACCTCAAGGACCTGCTCGGCGGGAAGGGTGCGAACCTCGCCGAGATGACCAACCTCGGACTGCCCGTCCCGCCGGGCTTCACCATCACCACCGAGGCGTGCAGGGTCTACCTGGAGACCGGCACGGAGCCGTCCGCCCTGCGCGACGAGGTGAGTGCGCACCTCGACGCGCTGGAGCGCCGGATGGGCAGGAAGCTCGGCCAGCCCGACGGCCCGCTGCTGGTGTCGGTCCGCTCGGGAGCCAAGTTCTCGATGCCCGGCATGATGGACACCGTCCTCAACATCGGCCTGTCCGACGCCTCGGTGGCGGGCCTCGCGGCCCGGCTCGGCGACGAGCGGTTCGCCTGGGACTCCTACCGCCGGCTGCTCCAGATGTTCGGCAAAACCGTCCTGGGCGTGGACGGCGAGCTGTTCGAAGAGGCGCTGGACGAGGCCAAGCGGGCCAAGGGCGCCGGAAGCGATCTCGGTCTGGACGCCGCCGACCTGCGGCAGCTCGTCGACGACTTCAAGTCGATCGTGGCCAAGGAGGCCGGCCGCGAGTTCCCGCAGGAGCCGCGCGAGCAACTGGACCTGGCCGTCCGGGCGGTCTTCGACTCCTGGAACACCGACCGCGCCAAGCTCTACCGCCGCCAGGAACGCATCCCCGGCGACCTCGGCACCGCCGTCACCGTCTGCTCGATGGTCTTCGGCAACCTCGGGCCCGACTCCGGCACCGGCGTCGCCTTCACCCGCGACCCGGCCAGCGGCCACCAGGGCGTCTACGGCGACTACCTGCAGAACGCGCAGGGCGAGGACGTGGTGGCCGGCATCCGCAACACCGTGCCGCTCGCCGACCTGGAGACGATCGACCGGGATTCGTACGACCGGCTGACGAAGATCATGGAGACCCTGGAGACGCACTACCAGGACCTGTGCGACATCGAGTTCACCATCGAGCGCGGCCACCTGTGGATGCTCCAGACCCGGGTCGGCAAGCGCACCGCGGCAGCCGCCTTCCGGATCGCCACCCAGCTGGTCGACCAGGGGGTCATCGACGAGGCCGAGGCCCTCCAGCGGGTCACCGGCGCCCAGCTCGGCCAGCTGATGTTCCCCCGCTTCGAGGAGACGGTCGCCGACAGCCCGCAGGTGCGGCGGATCGGCTGGGGCATCGCCGCCTCACCGGGCGCGGCGGTCGGCAAGGCGGTCTTCGACTCGTACACCGCGGTGAAGTGGTCCCGCTCGGGGGAGCGGGTCATCCTGATCCGCCGCGAGACCAACCCCGACGACCTCGACGGCATGATCGCCGCGCAGGGCATCCTCACCTCCCGCGGCGGCAAGACCTCGCACGCCGCCGTCGTCGCCCGCGGCATGGGCAAGACCTGTGTGTGCGGCGCCGAGGAGCTGGAGGTCGACACCAAGCGGCGCCGGCTGACCGCGCCCGGCGGCCTGGTGATAGAGGAGGGCGACCTGATCTCGATCGACGGCTCCACCGGCAAGGTGTACGTCGGCGAGGTGCCGGTCGTACCGTCACCGGTCGTCGAGTACTTCGAGGGGCGCATGCACGCCGGCGCCGAGGAGGCCGACGAACTCGTCCAGGCCGTGCACCGGATCATGGCGTACGCCGACCGGGTGCGCCGGCTGCGGGTGCGGGCCAACGCCGACAACGCGCAGGACGCCGCCCGCGCCCGGCGGTTCGGGGCACAGGGCATCGGCCTGTGCCGCACCGAGCACATGTTCCTCGGCGAGCGGCGCGAGCTGGTCGAGCGGCTCATCCTCGCGGACACCGACGCCGAGCGCGACGAGGCCCTCGGCGCGCTCCTGCCGCTGCAGAAGGCCGACTTCATCGAGCTGTTCGAGGCGATGGACGGACTGCCCGTCACCGTACGGCTGCTGGACCCGCCGCTGCACGAGTTCCTGCCGGACATCACCGAGCTGTCGGTCCGGGTGGCGCTGGCCGAGGCCCGCAGGGACGCCAACGAGAACGACCTGCGGCTGCTCCAGGCGGTGCACCGGCTGCACGAGTCGAACCCGATGCTGGGCCTGCGCGGGGTACGGCTCGGGCTGGTCATCCCGGGGCTGTTCGCGATGCAGGTACGGGCCATCGCCCAGGCCGCCGCGCACCGGCGGTCGGTCAAGGGCGACCCGCGGCCGGAGATCATGATCCCGCTGGTCGGCACCGTCCAGGAACTGGAGATCGTCCGCGAGGAGGCGGACCGGGTGGTCGCCGAGGTCGAGGCGGCCACCGGCACCTCGCTCGGGCTGTCCATCGGCACCATGATCGAGCTGCCCCGGGCCGCCCTCACCGCCGGCCAGATCGCGGAGGCCGCCGAGTTCTTCTCCTTCGGCACCAACGACCTGACCCAGATGGTGTGGGGCTTCTCCCGCGACGACGTGGAGGCGTCCTTCTTCACCGCCTACCTGGAGAAGGGCATCTTCGGCGTCTCCCCGTTCGAGACGATCGACCGGGACGGCGTCGGCGCCCTCGTCCGCTCCGCCGCCGAGGCCGGCCGCGCCACCCGCCCCGGCCTCAAGCTCGGCGTCTGCGGGGAGCACGGCGGCGACCCGGAGTCCGTGCACTTCTTCCACCACGTCGGACTCGACTACGTCTCCTGCTCGCCGTTCCGCATCCCGGTCGCCCGCCTCGAAGCGGGCCGCGCCGCGGCCACTCCGCGATGA
- the dusB gene encoding tRNA dihydrouridine synthase DusB has protein sequence MTADAALAPPATGALTIGPHTVWPPVVLAPMAGITNAPFRTLCREFSGGRGLFVSEMITTRALVERNEKTMHLIRFDATETPRSIQLYGVDPATVGKAVAMIVDEDLADHIDLNFGCPVPKVTRKGGGSALPFKRNLLRAILRAAVGNAGDLPVTIKMRKGIDDDHLTYLDAGRIAVEEGVTAMALHGRTAAQHYGGTADWDAIARLKEHVPDIPVLGNGDIWCAEDAVRMMRETGCDGVVVGRGCLGRPWLFGDLVAAFEPGADRAAAAPDFGQVAAVMRRHAELLGRWLGDEARGVIDFRKHVPWYTKGFSVGSELRRALATASSLAELDEHLGMLDHAQPWPVHADGPRGRTAPGKRVVLPDGWLDDPYDCAALSEDAETDTSGG, from the coding sequence ATGACCGCTGACGCCGCCCTGGCCCCGCCCGCTACGGGCGCTCTGACGATCGGCCCGCACACCGTGTGGCCGCCGGTCGTGCTCGCCCCGATGGCGGGCATCACCAACGCGCCCTTCCGCACCCTGTGCCGGGAGTTCTCCGGCGGCAGGGGCCTGTTCGTCAGCGAGATGATCACCACCCGCGCCCTCGTCGAGCGCAACGAGAAGACGATGCACCTCATCCGCTTCGACGCCACCGAGACCCCGCGCTCGATCCAGCTGTACGGCGTCGACCCGGCCACCGTCGGCAAGGCGGTCGCGATGATCGTGGACGAGGACCTGGCCGACCACATCGACCTCAACTTCGGCTGCCCGGTGCCGAAGGTGACCCGCAAGGGCGGCGGTTCGGCCCTGCCCTTCAAGCGGAACCTGCTGCGGGCGATCCTGCGTGCGGCGGTGGGCAACGCGGGCGACCTCCCGGTCACCATCAAGATGCGCAAGGGCATCGACGACGACCACCTGACGTACCTCGACGCGGGCCGGATCGCGGTCGAGGAGGGCGTCACCGCGATGGCGCTGCACGGCCGTACCGCCGCCCAGCACTACGGCGGCACCGCCGACTGGGACGCCATAGCCCGGCTCAAGGAGCACGTCCCGGACATCCCGGTGCTGGGCAACGGCGACATCTGGTGCGCCGAGGACGCGGTGCGGATGATGCGGGAGACCGGCTGCGACGGCGTGGTGGTCGGACGCGGCTGCCTGGGTCGGCCGTGGCTGTTCGGCGACCTGGTGGCGGCCTTCGAACCCGGCGCCGACCGGGCCGCCGCGGCACCGGACTTCGGACAGGTCGCGGCCGTGATGCGGCGGCACGCCGAGCTGCTCGGCCGGTGGCTCGGCGACGAGGCCCGCGGGGTCATCGACTTCCGCAAGCACGTGCCCTGGTACACCAAGGGCTTCTCGGTCGGCTCCGAACTGCGCCGCGCCCTGGCCACCGCCTCCTCGCTCGCCGAACTGGACGAGCACCTGGGGATGCTGGACCACGCCCAGCCCTGGCCGGTCCACGCCGACGGCCCGCGCGGCCGTACCGCGCCGGGCAAGCGGGTGGTCCTCCCGGACGGCTGGCTCGACGACCCGTACGACTGCGCTGCGCTGAGCGAGGACGCCGAAACGGACACCTCCGGCGGCTGA